From the Sebastes fasciatus isolate fSebFas1 chromosome 3, fSebFas1.pri, whole genome shotgun sequence genome, one window contains:
- the calhm1b gene encoding calcium homeostasis modulator 1 produces MDKFRMMFQFLQSNQESFMNGICGIMALASAQMYSAFEFNCPCMPEYNYTYGIGLLIIPPIWFFLLGFVLNNNVSVLAEEWKRPIGKRIKDPTILRYMFISITQRSLIAPMVWVSVTLMDGKSFLCAFSINLDIDKFGNYSVMTGLSEMERIKLLARIPCKDLFEHQEIRVATSRYIKCISQACGWMFLLMMTFMAFLIRAIRPCFTQAAFLKTKYWSHYIDIERKMFDETCKEHAKSFAKVCIHQYFENISGEMRSFHHHRSSRDESDDEDEDNKRSDEDKLLGIRAQDDMNKVLWNWHTCKPALALRKDQMDVENNGHLNGEANGAANGFVKGHTHDVEKREWAVYYSKV; encoded by the exons ATGGATAAGTTTCGTATGATGTTCCAGTTCCTCCAATCCAACCAGGAATCTTTTATGAATGGGATCTGTGGTATCATGGCACTCGCTAGTGCCCAGATGTACTCTGCCTTTGAGTTCAACTGCCCCTGTATGCCAGAATACAACTACACCTATGGGATCGGACTGCTCATTATTCCACCTATATGGTTCTTTCTGTTAGGTTTTGTATTGAACAATAATGTGTCAGTGCTCGCAGAGGAATGGAAGAGACCCATAGGGAAACGGATCAAGGACCCAACGATTCTTCGCTACATGTTTATCTCAATCACACAGAGATCCTTGATAGCACCTATGGTGTGGGTGTCTGTCACTCTCATGGACGGGAAGAGCTTCCTCTGTGCTTTCAGCATCAACTTGGATATTGACAAGTTTGGGAATTACAGTGTGATGACGGGGCtgtcagagatggagaggatcAAACTGCTGGCGAGGATTCCATGCAAAGACCTATTTGAGCATCAGGAGATAAGAGTGGCAACATCACGATACATCAAGTGTATATCACAG GCATGTGGATGGATGTTTCTGCTCATGATGACCTTCATGGCCTTCCTGATCCGAGCCATTCGACCATGCTTCACTCAAGCCGCCTTCCTCAAGACCAAGTACTGGTCTCATTACATCGACATTGAGCGCAAGATGTTCGACGAGACCTGCAAGGAGCATGCCAAGAGTTTCGCCAAGGTTTGCATCCACCAGTACTTTGAGAACATCAGCGGGGAGATGCGCAGCTTCCACCACCATCGCTCCAGCAGGGACGAAAGCGACGACGAAGACGAGGATAACAAGAGAAGTGACGAAGACAAGCTTCTGGGTATCAGGGCCCAGGATGATATGAATAAGGTTTTATGGAACTGGCACACCTGTAAGCCAGCTCTGGCTCTGAGAAAGGACCAAATGGACGTTGAAAACAATGGCCATCTGAATGGAGAGGCCAACGGAGCAGCAAATGGATTTGTAAAGGGACACACCCATGACGTGGAGAAAAGGGAATGGGCAGTGTATTACAGTAAGGTCTGA